One region of uncultured Sulfurimonas sp. genomic DNA includes:
- the argH gene encoding argininosuccinate lyase has translation MDKMWSGRFLASTSSLLDEFNASIMYDRKLYKEDIEGSLAHASMLAKQEILTNEELRQITKGLNQVLAEIESGEFEWKIGDEDLHMGIEKRLTAIIGDAGKKLHTARSRNDQVAVDFRRWVLKRNLDLVDALKLLMKEILVVAQKHTDTLIPGMTHLQHAQPTNFAFHLCAYLSMFKRDIARFEDSYKRNNISPLGCAALAGTPHNIDRNMTAQLLGFDSVSVNCLDTVSDRDFALEILFNISTMMMHISRLSEELVMWSSYEFGFVELSDEYSTGSSIMPQKKNPDVPELLRGKTGRVYGSLMGLLTVMKGLPLAYNKDTQEDKEGVFDAVETAQISLEILKEAVKTMEVKAHNMESACSVGHLAATDLADYLVAKCGIPFREAHFITGHAVAKSEELKIDLSDIDFKYLKEIDSRINEDVLEYLVLKNSMNARTSEGGTSTLRTAEQLEQFKTFLKI, from the coding sequence ATGGATAAAATGTGGTCTGGTCGCTTTTTAGCGAGTACTTCTAGTTTATTGGATGAATTTAACGCTTCAATTATGTATGATAGAAAATTATACAAAGAAGATATTGAAGGTTCTTTAGCTCATGCATCTATGCTTGCAAAACAAGAAATTTTAACAAATGAAGAACTTCGTCAAATCACAAAAGGTCTAAACCAAGTACTGGCTGAAATTGAATCAGGCGAATTTGAATGGAAAATAGGAGATGAAGATTTACATATGGGCATCGAAAAGCGTTTAACTGCTATAATCGGAGATGCTGGAAAAAAACTTCATACAGCTAGAAGTAGAAATGATCAAGTTGCTGTTGATTTTCGTCGTTGGGTGCTAAAAAGAAATCTTGACTTAGTAGATGCTCTAAAGCTTCTTATGAAAGAAATTTTGGTAGTTGCACAAAAACATACAGATACTTTAATCCCTGGTATGACACACCTTCAACATGCTCAACCAACAAATTTTGCTTTTCATTTATGTGCTTATCTTTCAATGTTTAAACGTGACATTGCAAGATTTGAAGACTCATATAAAAGAAATAATATCTCCCCATTAGGATGCGCTGCTTTAGCTGGAACTCCTCATAATATTGACAGAAATATGACAGCACAACTTTTAGGTTTTGATAGTGTAAGTGTAAACTGTTTAGATACTGTAAGTGACAGAGATTTTGCTTTAGAAATTTTATTTAATATATCAACTATGATGATGCATATTTCAAGACTTAGTGAAGAACTTGTTATGTGGTCATCTTATGAGTTTGGTTTTGTAGAATTAAGCGATGAATACTCTACAGGCTCATCAATTATGCCACAAAAGAAAAATCCTGATGTTCCTGAACTTCTTCGTGGAAAAACAGGTCGTGTTTATGGCTCACTAATGGGACTACTTACTGTTATGAAAGGTCTTCCTTTAGCTTACAATAAAGATACTCAAGAAGATAAAGAGGGAGTTTTTGATGCTGTTGAGACTGCTCAAATATCTTTAGAAATTTTAAAAGAAGCTGTAAAAACTATGGAAGTTAAAGCTCATAATATGGAGTCTGCTTGTTCAGTTGGGCATTTGGCAGCTACTGATTTAGCTGATTATTTAGTTGCAAAATGTGGCATTCCTTTTAGAGAAGCTCATTTTATAACAGGTCATGCAGTTGCTAAGAGTGAAGAGTTAAAAATTGATTTAAGTGATATAGATTTTAAATATCTTAAAGAGATAGATTCAAGAATAAATGAAGATGTACTAGAATATTTAGTTTTGAAAAATTCTATGAATGCAAGAACATCTGAGGGTGGTACTTCAACTCTTAGAACTGCGGAACAGTTAGAACAATTTAAAACTTTTTTAAAAATATAA
- a CDS encoding cytochrome C, with amino-acid sequence MKKIFLFLITFFIIFLSPLDAALYKGQKIFVKKCTKCHHSGQAFIAKKLIDQWEELMENKGKPLAQLHLKDEKAEKSWDYFKSKNYYKKSKHLKQFLVEYAKDSGNVPACN; translated from the coding sequence ATGAAAAAAATATTTTTGTTTCTTATAACTTTTTTTATAATCTTTTTATCCCCCTTAGATGCTGCACTCTACAAAGGTCAAAAAATATTTGTAAAAAAATGTACTAAGTGTCATCATTCTGGACAAGCTTTTATAGCAAAAAAATTAATAGATCAATGGGAAGAGTTGATGGAAAACAAAGGCAAACCTTTAGCTCAACTTCACTTAAAAGATGAAAAAGCTGAAAAATCTTGGGATTATTTCAAAAGTAAAAATTATTATAAAAAATCAAAACATTTAAAACAATTTCTCGTCGAATACGCAAAAGACAGCGGAAATGTACCTGCTTGTAACTAG
- a CDS encoding OsmC family protein has translation MKVSVSHKDGMKFEAKTSKSSFIIDCPVISPVEYFLAGIITCSATDIILIPKNQNKTVTDLSVDGEVVRNEAHPCKFNTLHLTYSFNSDADDTMAARWVMASLETYCSTVNTIRDTTAITYSILHNKKMIRQNEKMISGGGSNIDMGEIESCPS, from the coding sequence ATGAAAGTAAGTGTTTCGCACAAAGATGGTATGAAATTTGAAGCTAAAACTTCAAAGAGTAGTTTTATAATTGATTGTCCGGTTATTTCTCCTGTTGAGTATTTTTTAGCAGGTATTATTACGTGTAGTGCTACAGATATAATTTTGATACCAAAAAATCAAAACAAAACTGTAACTGACTTGAGTGTTGATGGTGAAGTTGTAAGAAATGAAGCTCATCCTTGTAAGTTTAATACCCTGCATCTAACATATAGTTTTAATTCAGATGCCGATGATACAATGGCAGCTCGTTGGGTTATGGCTTCATTGGAAACATATTGTTCAACCGTAAATACTATTCGTGATACTACTGCCATAACTTACTCTATTTTGCACAATAAAAAGATGATTCGTCAAAATGAAAAAATGATATCTGGTGGTGGTTCAAACATAGATATGGGAGAGATAGAAAGCTGTCCATCTTAA
- a CDS encoding GNAT family N-acetyltransferase, with the protein MIQKALPKNRSEMIEVLRPWNLHKIPSPEASEFDFDFFFVAKMKSKIIGIAGYKLLSSDIAETRSLAVFPEFQGSGVGKELQNARLEAMYKAGIKRVITYTDRQETIVWYKKHYGYIQTGTTKKKSNHGLGDVNFWTRLELDLTNYINNKTKISQDKFEYIQLNEPPPLSAYQPLIINVALTGMVPTKNLTSYVPISVDEIIEDAIKVHDAGASIVHLHARDKDGVPVSDARYFESIISVLRKERPELICCATTSGRGGIAFEKRSEVLHLSGKSKPDMASLTLGSLNFLSGASVNSLETIQRLAILMKEKNIMPELEVFDIGMINVAKYLERHNIIDGVKYFNILLGNLNTASATLGDLSHIYSSLPHNSIWAASGLGAFQLPMNMAAIIAGGNVRVGLEDNIYYDSKETKLTTNKELVERVVRLSGELGREISSPIQTRKRLGLNYV; encoded by the coding sequence GTGATACAAAAGGCTCTACCTAAAAATAGATCTGAGATGATAGAAGTGTTGAGACCTTGGAATCTTCACAAAATACCATCTCCTGAGGCTTCGGAATTTGATTTTGATTTTTTCTTTGTTGCAAAAATGAAGAGTAAAATCATAGGCATAGCAGGGTATAAGTTACTATCAAGTGATATAGCAGAAACAAGATCTTTGGCAGTATTTCCAGAGTTTCAGGGTTCTGGAGTTGGTAAAGAACTTCAAAATGCAAGACTTGAAGCTATGTATAAGGCTGGAATAAAAAGAGTTATAACATACACAGATAGACAAGAAACAATTGTTTGGTATAAAAAACATTATGGATATATTCAAACAGGAACTACTAAAAAAAAGTCTAATCATGGGCTTGGAGATGTGAATTTTTGGACAAGATTAGAGCTTGACTTAACTAACTACATTAACAATAAAACTAAAATATCTCAAGATAAATTTGAATATATACAACTCAATGAGCCTCCTCCTTTATCAGCATATCAACCACTTATTATAAATGTTGCTTTAACAGGCATGGTACCTACAAAAAATCTAACTTCATATGTTCCAATATCTGTTGATGAAATTATTGAAGATGCTATTAAAGTTCATGATGCAGGAGCTAGTATAGTACATTTGCATGCTAGAGATAAAGATGGTGTTCCTGTGTCTGATGCAAGATATTTTGAATCAATCATAAGTGTATTAAGAAAAGAAAGACCAGAACTTATATGTTGTGCTACTACTTCAGGTCGTGGAGGAATAGCCTTTGAGAAGCGTAGTGAAGTTTTGCATCTAAGTGGAAAATCCAAACCTGATATGGCGAGTTTAACACTAGGTTCACTTAACTTTTTATCAGGTGCTAGTGTTAACTCTCTAGAGACAATTCAGCGTTTAGCAATACTGATGAAAGAGAAAAATATTATGCCTGAACTAGAAGTTTTTGACATTGGTATGATAAATGTAGCAAAATATCTTGAACGTCATAATATTATTGATGGGGTAAAATATTTTAATATTTTGCTTGGAAATTTAAATACTGCATCTGCAACACTTGGTGACTTATCTCACATATATTCTTCTTTACCTCATAATTCTATTTGGGCAGCTTCAGGTTTAGGAGCTTTTCAACTTCCTATGAATATGGCTGCAATAATTGCAGGAGGTAACGTTCGTGTAGGTCTTGAGGATAATATATATTATGATAGCAAAGAAACTAAACTAACTACAAATAAAGAATTGGTAGAGCGTGTTGTAAGATTATCTGGTGAGTTAGGACGTGAAATTTCTAGCCCAATTCAAACAAGGAAAAGATTAGGCTTAAATTATGTATAA
- a CDS encoding murein transglycosylase domain-containing protein: MLKKLLFGTCLASALIAQNAQDFKNQQMQGFNSEKEQFGIYKKSQEEEFEAYQKAQDKAFEEYKKEIGVFWDEPKTSTKKQWVSYTEDKKTRTDVDFSKEEISIETIASSPQEAEQKLQIALAKVVTVDTKTVQENDPLEKKLAKIKKPFDMVSAKVKAEPILSNIVFNKPPTQSSVKSYVNKYVKYDNIKVKESNKVKHAKVYSLNVKLPQDTMIKRSKVYLEEVKKQAKKQKLPIALVFAVMHTESSFNPRARSHIPAYGLMQIVPRTAGIDTYNFLYKEKKLVSGAYLYNSTNNITMGSAYLHILYYKYLKDIKDPDTRLYCTIAAYNTGAGNIAWAFTKNYNMKKAAPLINAKSATQVYDKLMKDLRFDEPKHYLKRVSSRMSAYYKLYGS; this comes from the coding sequence ATGCTTAAAAAATTACTATTTGGAACTTGTCTAGCCTCCGCTCTTATAGCTCAAAATGCTCAAGACTTTAAAAACCAACAGATGCAAGGTTTCAACAGTGAAAAAGAGCAGTTTGGCATCTACAAAAAGAGTCAAGAAGAAGAGTTTGAAGCTTACCAAAAAGCTCAAGATAAAGCCTTTGAAGAGTATAAAAAAGAAATAGGTGTTTTTTGGGATGAACCAAAAACTTCTACTAAAAAACAGTGGGTTTCATATACTGAAGATAAAAAAACTAGAACTGATGTAGATTTTTCCAAAGAAGAAATTAGCATAGAGACTATTGCTTCTTCACCACAAGAAGCAGAACAAAAACTTCAAATAGCTTTAGCAAAAGTTGTAACTGTTGATACTAAAACAGTTCAAGAAAATGATCCACTAGAAAAAAAACTAGCAAAAATAAAAAAACCTTTTGATATGGTTAGTGCAAAAGTAAAAGCCGAACCCATCTTGTCAAATATTGTATTTAACAAACCGCCAACTCAAAGTAGTGTAAAATCTTATGTTAATAAATATGTAAAATATGACAACATAAAAGTTAAAGAATCAAATAAAGTAAAACATGCAAAAGTTTATTCTTTAAATGTTAAATTACCTCAAGATACTATGATAAAAAGATCTAAAGTTTATCTTGAAGAAGTAAAAAAACAAGCTAAAAAACAAAAACTTCCTATAGCTTTAGTTTTTGCTGTGATGCATACAGAGAGTAGTTTCAATCCAAGAGCAAGATCACACATACCTGCTTATGGGCTGATGCAAATTGTTCCAAGAACAGCAGGAATAGACACATATAATTTTTTATATAAAGAAAAAAAGTTAGTCTCAGGAGCATATCTTTACAATAGCACCAATAATATTACAATGGGTAGTGCTTACTTGCATATACTTTATTATAAATATTTAAAAGATATCAAAGATCCAGATACTAGACTTTACTGTACCATAGCTGCATATAATACTGGAGCTGGAAATATTGCATGGGCCTTTACTAAAAATTACAATATGAAAAAAGCAGCCCCGCTAATAAATGCAAAATCAGCTACACAGGTTTATGATAAACTAATGAAAGATTTAAGATTTGATGAGCCTAAACACTATTTAAAAAGAGTCTCTAGCAGAATGAGTGCTTATTATAAACTTTATGGCAGTTGA
- the pheS gene encoding phenylalanine--tRNA ligase subunit alpha, with protein sequence MKEWYDKIKESQSVENLEEIRISVFGKKGVLAAEFAKMKTAPNEEKSKIAKDLNTHKSSLMNEMTARKIILQTQELKDAMKAEAIDVSMFSLSCETGALHPVMETMDRIVEYFSAMNFAVKTGNMVEDDFNNFEALNLPKYHPARDMQDTFYFKDEMLLRTHTSPVQIRTMMSHKPPIRMIAPGAVFRRDYDLTHTPMFHQVEGLLVDDEGKVSFANLKYILEDFLKFMFGDVDVRFRPSFFPFTEPSAEVDISCVFCKGKGCRVCSKTGWLEVLGCGIVDPNVFEAVNYKHVSGYAFGLGVERFAMLIHHIGDLRSLFEGDIKLLEQFQ encoded by the coding sequence TTGAAAGAGTGGTATGATAAAATAAAAGAATCACAGAGTGTTGAGAATCTTGAAGAGATTCGTATTTCTGTGTTTGGAAAAAAAGGTGTTCTCGCAGCAGAATTTGCTAAAATGAAAACAGCACCAAATGAAGAAAAATCAAAAATAGCTAAAGATTTAAACACGCATAAAAGTTCATTAATGAATGAAATGACTGCAAGAAAAATCATTCTTCAAACTCAAGAATTAAAAGATGCTATGAAAGCAGAAGCTATAGATGTTTCTATGTTTAGTCTCTCTTGTGAAACTGGTGCATTGCATCCAGTTATGGAGACTATGGATAGAATCGTAGAATACTTTTCTGCTATGAACTTCGCTGTAAAAACTGGAAATATGGTAGAAGATGATTTTAACAATTTTGAAGCATTAAATCTTCCAAAATATCATCCAGCAAGAGATATGCAAGATACATTTTACTTTAAAGATGAGATGCTACTTCGTACTCATACTTCACCTGTTCAGATTAGAACTATGATGAGCCATAAACCACCTATCCGTATGATAGCTCCTGGTGCTGTTTTTCGTCGTGATTATGACCTAACTCACACTCCAATGTTTCATCAAGTTGAAGGGCTTTTAGTTGATGATGAGGGAAAAGTTTCTTTTGCTAATTTGAAGTATATTTTAGAAGACTTTTTGAAGTTTATGTTTGGAGATGTTGATGTGCGTTTTCGTCCATCTTTTTTCCCTTTTACAGAACCATCAGCAGAGGTAGATATCTCTTGTGTGTTTTGTAAAGGAAAGGGCTGTAGAGTTTGTTCTAAAACGGGATGGTTAGAAGTTTTAGGATGCGGAATTGTTGATCCAAATGTTTTTGAAGCAGTTAATTACAAACATGTCAGTGGATATGCTTTTGG
- a CDS encoding histidine triad nucleotide-binding protein, whose protein sequence is MCLFCKIVNKEIPSNIILEDDNFIAFHDINPKAPIHILVIPKLHVDSFNEVSSEIMAGMTEFIQKIAKEVKIENSGYRVITNIGENGGQEVKHLHFHVLGGAKLKWGHFSDADPKGHF, encoded by the coding sequence ATGTGTCTATTTTGTAAAATCGTAAACAAAGAAATACCTTCAAATATAATCTTGGAAGATGATAATTTCATCGCTTTTCATGATATCAATCCAAAAGCTCCAATTCATATACTAGTAATTCCAAAGCTACATGTAGATAGTTTTAACGAAGTTAGTAGTGAGATTATGGCTGGCATGACTGAATTTATTCAAAAAATTGCAAAAGAAGTAAAAATAGAAAATAGTGGCTATCGTGTCATAACAAATATTGGTGAAAATGGTGGTCAAGAAGTTAAACATTTACACTTCCATGTACTTGGTGGTGCAAAATTAAAATGGGGTCATTTTAGCGATGCAGATCCTAAAGGTCATTTTTAA
- the hemC gene encoding hydroxymethylbilane synthase, which produces MEKLIIATRVSDLALWQAYHIKNRVEATYPEITVELNKIVSNGDKVLDKPLALIGGKGHFTKELEDEMLAGNAHLAVHSLKDVPTYIPEGLELVAVTKRQDQSDVFLSHKYESLEDLPQGAVVGTTSLRRRMQLLKKRPDLKVKDLRGNVNTRLRKLKEAQYDAIILAYIGLHRLDLLKDIPYTQKLSLDMMIPPMGQAALGIEIVQGNDKVREIAESLKDENTFICTQIERDFISKIGAGCSAPVACNAVIDADNVVFRTMIGFADGTNVMQEKIVKNINECKNLGFEMAKLMIDNGALELLNKAEENAFKDEMPQRL; this is translated from the coding sequence ATGGAAAAATTAATAATAGCAACAAGAGTTTCTGATTTGGCCCTTTGGCAAGCATATCATATTAAAAATAGAGTAGAAGCAACTTATCCTGAAATAACAGTTGAGTTAAACAAGATAGTAAGCAATGGGGATAAGGTTTTGGATAAGCCACTAGCTCTTATTGGTGGTAAAGGTCACTTTACAAAAGAGCTTGAAGATGAGATGCTAGCTGGTAATGCGCATCTAGCAGTTCACTCTTTAAAAGATGTCCCTACATACATCCCAGAAGGTTTAGAGTTAGTAGCTGTGACTAAGCGTCAAGATCAAAGTGATGTCTTTTTATCTCATAAATATGAATCACTAGAAGATTTACCTCAGGGTGCAGTTGTTGGAACTACAAGTCTTAGACGAAGAATGCAACTTCTAAAAAAGAGACCTGACTTAAAGGTAAAAGACTTAAGAGGAAATGTAAATACAAGACTTAGAAAACTCAAAGAAGCTCAATACGATGCAATAATCTTGGCATATATAGGTCTTCATAGATTGGACTTGCTTAAAGATATTCCATATACTCAAAAACTATCATTAGATATGATGATACCTCCAATGGGACAAGCTGCTCTTGGTATAGAGATAGTTCAAGGTAATGATAAAGTAAGAGAGATTGCTGAGAGTTTAAAAGATGAAAATACTTTTATTTGTACTCAAATAGAAAGAGATTTTATATCTAAAATAGGAGCAGGTTGTTCTGCTCCTGTGGCTTGTAACGCTGTGATTGATGCTGATAATGTTGTTTTTAGAACAATGATAGGATTTGCTGATGGAACAAATGTTATGCAGGAAAAAATTGTTAAAAATATCAATGAATGCAAAAATCTTGGTTTTGAAATGGCCAAACTTATGATAGATAATGGTGCTTTAGAGCTGTTAAATAAAGCAGAAGAAAATGCATTTAAAGATGAGATGCCACAAAGATTATAA
- a CDS encoding carboxylate--amine ligase, with protein sequence MYKQQTRNFVYGLSTPNNFNINLLDDWLKSALDIEEADFINSNKSMELLVNRQMLFIRSLMQSILLPYFDLGTILKIKKESNSSSKWNVNINLVNIEQIPNLYYETIINFAIKNVEWMMNNQKSIENKEKLYKRVEKEIIHKLKNFSNSGKSTMPILYCVYKKKIPFFHLGSAVYQLGYGSNSRLINKSTTDLDSNIGARLSNDKIMTSNIIRMAGLPAPVNGVSINIENATVIAKKLGWPIVVKPVDADRGEGVSVGIKNNKQLEVAFEKAKRYSKSKRIIIEREVKGVAHRILVANEKLIYAVKRLPISIEGDGVKKVSELIQEANENVKSKPPWLRKKLFPNDKEALEAMKLSSYTMSSIPKKEELVPLRIIESTASGGTPQNVTDIIHKDNIDIALRVVKLFGLEVSGVDIISEDITKPWHVNGAIINEINYAPAFGISEISRNSMPAYLDTILNNNGRIPISFIIGGNKAMSVALEKQNELIKQGVSCFVSSHNVTVNGLRKGMILPFNSLYKRCKSLLMNIQVEAIILVVQTDELIHSGIPCCYIDNIIKVDEEIVSSKNLQEKLPKTRVKTLWKLLNQLP encoded by the coding sequence ATGTATAAGCAACAAACTAGAAATTTTGTATATGGTTTAAGTACACCAAATAATTTCAACATAAACTTACTTGATGATTGGCTAAAATCAGCATTGGATATAGAAGAAGCAGATTTTATAAATTCAAATAAATCAATGGAGTTATTGGTAAATAGACAGATGTTATTTATTCGCTCATTAATGCAAAGTATCTTATTGCCATATTTTGATCTAGGCACAATTTTAAAAATAAAAAAAGAATCAAACTCATCCTCAAAGTGGAATGTAAATATTAATCTTGTAAATATAGAACAAATACCAAATTTATACTACGAGACAATAATAAATTTTGCAATAAAAAATGTTGAATGGATGATGAATAATCAAAAAAGCATTGAAAATAAAGAAAAATTATATAAAAGAGTTGAAAAAGAAATTATACATAAGTTAAAAAATTTTAGTAATTCTGGTAAATCAACTATGCCAATACTTTATTGCGTGTATAAAAAAAAGATACCATTTTTTCATCTAGGTAGTGCTGTTTATCAGTTAGGATATGGTTCAAATTCAAGATTAATTAATAAAAGTACAACTGATTTGGATTCAAATATAGGAGCAAGATTATCCAATGATAAAATAATGACATCCAATATAATTCGAATGGCAGGTCTACCTGCTCCTGTTAATGGTGTATCTATAAATATTGAAAATGCAACTGTGATTGCTAAAAAATTAGGGTGGCCTATAGTTGTTAAACCTGTAGATGCAGATCGTGGAGAGGGTGTAAGTGTTGGAATAAAAAATAATAAACAACTAGAAGTTGCATTTGAAAAAGCAAAAAGATACTCCAAGTCTAAGCGAATTATTATAGAAAGAGAAGTTAAGGGAGTTGCACATAGGATTTTAGTAGCAAATGAGAAACTAATATATGCAGTAAAACGTTTGCCTATTTCTATAGAAGGTGATGGAGTAAAAAAAGTTTCAGAATTAATACAAGAAGCAAACGAAAATGTTAAAAGTAAACCTCCATGGTTAAGAAAAAAATTATTTCCTAATGATAAAGAAGCATTAGAAGCTATGAAATTATCATCTTATACAATGTCATCAATACCTAAAAAAGAAGAACTTGTACCATTGAGAATTATAGAATCTACTGCATCTGGTGGAACACCTCAAAATGTTACAGATATTATTCATAAAGACAATATAGATATAGCTTTAAGAGTTGTAAAACTTTTTGGACTAGAAGTCTCTGGTGTAGATATCATCAGTGAAGATATTACAAAACCATGGCATGTAAATGGAGCTATAATCAATGAAATAAATTATGCACCAGCCTTTGGTATAAGTGAAATTTCTCGAAATAGTATGCCTGCTTATCTTGATACTATTTTAAATAATAATGGTCGCATTCCTATTAGTTTTATAATTGGTGGAAATAAAGCTATGTCTGTAGCCTTAGAAAAGCAAAATGAACTTATAAAACAAGGAGTTTCTTGTTTTGTAAGCAGCCATAATGTTACAGTAAATGGACTTAGAAAAGGAATGATACTTCCGTTTAATAGTTTATATAAAAGGTGTAAATCACTCTTAATGAATATTCAAGTTGAAGCTATTATTTTAGTTGTTCAAACTGATGAACTAATACATAGTGGTATTCCTTGTTGTTATATTGATAATATTATAAAGGTAGATGAAGAGATTGTATCATCAAAAAACCTACAAGAAAAACTACCTAAAACAAGAGTGAAAACTCTATGGAAGTTACTAAATCAACTGCCATAA
- a CDS encoding menaquinone biosynthesis decarboxylase — protein sequence MQNSIELLKKHNELRVIDDELDIYLEVPHLAYAEVKKKDGGKAILFTNVVDKKSGTKFSEPVFMNVFGSYRRCELLFGRTIESVADEITKLLHMKPPAGFMDKVSMASELFSLKNIFPKRLKGKGACQEIVYMDDDIDLGKIPVLTTWEQDGGPFMTMAQIYTQSLDGEMVNVGMYRLQVYDKNHLGMHWQIHKDSSHFFDQYQKAGKKMPVTVAIGGDPLYTWCATAPLPYGVNELLMYGLIKKQPAKIVKSLTTPLYIPADVDYVIEGWVDTQEMKIEGPFGDHTGYYTLEEPYPVMQVSAITTRKKPTYLATVVGKPPLEDKYMGWATGKIFFPLLKTTTPDLVDYHMPENAGFHNLILAKMQPHYKGHAKQFMHAFWGAGQMSFVKHAIFLDENAPKLDNYEALTSYILDRFTPKSLFISEGILDALDHSSPETLVGGKLGIDATAANKVEAPQLLGDEELLKEVQELIPEATGLHQYMRRTKNPVTVISVNKSKNIKEYFNALISLSTNIRIVVFVDDAKNDVLNPYMLIWRVTNNMDAQRDIFISGLMVGIDGTNKTAVDGFTRRWPDDVECTQSVVQELKKKGLWDLDEKLNIKFQL from the coding sequence ATGCAAAATAGTATAGAATTACTAAAAAAACATAATGAACTAAGAGTTATAGATGATGAGCTAGATATTTATCTTGAAGTGCCACACTTAGCATATGCAGAAGTGAAGAAAAAAGATGGTGGAAAAGCTATACTTTTTACTAATGTAGTTGATAAAAAAAGTGGTACCAAGTTTAGTGAACCAGTCTTTATGAATGTTTTTGGATCATACAGACGTTGTGAACTGCTTTTTGGTAGAACTATAGAATCAGTTGCAGATGAGATTACTAAACTACTTCATATGAAACCACCAGCTGGATTTATGGACAAAGTTTCTATGGCAAGCGAACTTTTTTCTCTTAAAAATATTTTTCCAAAACGATTAAAAGGCAAGGGTGCTTGTCAAGAAATTGTTTATATGGATGATGATATTGATCTTGGTAAAATCCCAGTTCTTACAACTTGGGAGCAAGATGGCGGTCCATTTATGACTATGGCTCAAATTTATACTCAAAGCCTAGATGGCGAGATGGTTAATGTTGGTATGTATAGACTTCAAGTTTATGACAAAAATCATCTAGGAATGCATTGGCAGATACATAAAGATTCTTCTCACTTTTTTGACCAGTACCAAAAAGCAGGTAAAAAGATGCCTGTAACTGTTGCAATAGGTGGCGATCCTTTATATACTTGGTGTGCTACTGCTCCTCTTCCTTATGGTGTAAATGAACTTTTAATGTATGGGCTTATAAAAAAACAACCAGCCAAAATAGTCAAATCTTTAACTACTCCTTTATATATTCCTGCTGATGTTGATTATGTAATAGAAGGTTGGGTTGATACACAAGAGATGAAAATAGAAGGACCTTTTGGAGATCATACAGGTTATTATACACTTGAAGAGCCATATCCCGTAATGCAAGTTAGTGCTATAACTACTAGAAAAAAACCTACTTATTTAGCTACTGTTGTTGGTAAGCCACCTTTAGAAGACAAGTATATGGGATGGGCAACTGGTAAGATATTTTTCCCACTTTTAAAAACTACTACACCAGATTTAGTGGATTATCATATGCCAGAAAATGCTGGTTTTCATAACCTTATATTAGCCAAGATGCAACCACACTATAAAGGTCATGCAAAGCAGTTTATGCACGCTTTTTGGGGTGCAGGGCAGATGAGTTTTGTTAAACATGCTATTTTCTTAGATGAAAATGCTCCTAAGCTTGATAATTATGAAGCCTTAACTTCATATATATTGGATAGATTTACTCCAAAATCTCTTTTTATATCTGAGGGTATATTAGATGCACTAGATCACTCTTCTCCTGAAACACTTGTGGGTGGAAAATTAGGAATAGATGCAACCGCTGCAAATAAAGTGGAAGCTCCACAACTTTTAGGTGATGAAGAGCTTTTAAAAGAGGTTCAAGAACTTATCCCTGAAGCCACAGGTTTACATCAATATATGAGACGTACTAAAAATCCTGTAACAGTAATTAGTGTAAACAAAAGTAAAAATATTAAAGAGTATTTTAATGCATTGATAAGCCTTAGCACCAATATAAGAATAGTTGTTTTTGTAGATGATGCAAAAAATGATGTACTTAATCCTTATATGCTGATTTGGCGTGTTACAAACAATATGGATGCTCAAAGAGATATCTTTATTTCTGGTCTTATGGTTGGAATTGATGGAACAAATAAGACGGCAGTTGATGGATTTACTCGCAGATGGCCTGATGATGTTGAATGTACTCAAAGTGTAGTTCAAGAGTTGAAGAAAAAAGGCTTATGGGATTTAGATGAAAAGTTAAATATAAAGTTTCAATTATAG